One genomic window of Pseudoxanthomonas sp. includes the following:
- a CDS encoding Gfo/Idh/MocA family oxidoreductase, whose product MSKLGIAIVGTGMIGAVHRRAALLAGAEVRGVSASSAARAQEAAQAWNIAHAYRDFDEVLADPQVQVVHVCTPNHLHRPMAQAALEAGKHVVCEKPLATTLDDARALASLAASTGLVATVPFVYRYHPVVREARARIAQGELGPLRLIHGSYLQDWLLDPASNNWRVDPALGGQSRVFADIGSHWCDLVEWVSGERFAEVSAAFETVIAERAVATGKSFTTPAAGGQTQSVASEDVAAAMFKTGVGTLATLTVSQVSAGRRNRLWFEIDGAKAAVAFDQEDSERLWIGHQDQREELFYRGPGAGSAEQRRLATLPAGHAQGYAQCFEAFVADTYRAIDAERPEGLPTFDDGLRSALIVDRVIASAKSRAWTSIG is encoded by the coding sequence ATGAGCAAGCTCGGGATCGCCATCGTCGGCACCGGCATGATCGGCGCGGTCCATCGCCGCGCCGCGCTGCTGGCCGGCGCCGAGGTCCGTGGCGTGAGCGCCTCCAGCGCCGCGCGTGCGCAAGAGGCCGCGCAGGCCTGGAACATCGCCCACGCCTACCGCGATTTCGATGAAGTGCTGGCCGATCCGCAGGTCCAGGTCGTGCATGTGTGCACACCCAACCACCTGCATCGGCCGATGGCCCAGGCCGCGCTGGAAGCCGGCAAGCACGTAGTCTGCGAAAAGCCGCTGGCCACCACCCTGGACGATGCCAGGGCGCTCGCGTCGCTGGCCGCATCCACCGGACTGGTCGCCACGGTGCCCTTCGTCTACCGCTATCACCCGGTGGTACGCGAAGCACGTGCGCGCATCGCACAGGGCGAACTTGGTCCGCTGCGCCTGATCCACGGCAGCTACCTGCAGGATTGGCTGCTGGACCCGGCCAGCAACAACTGGCGCGTCGATCCCGCACTGGGCGGGCAATCGCGCGTGTTTGCCGATATCGGCTCGCACTGGTGCGACCTGGTGGAATGGGTCAGCGGCGAGCGCTTTGCCGAAGTCAGCGCTGCGTTCGAGACGGTCATTGCCGAGCGCGCCGTGGCGACCGGCAAGAGCTTCACCACGCCGGCCGCGGGCGGGCAAACGCAATCCGTCGCCAGCGAAGACGTGGCCGCGGCGATGTTCAAGACCGGCGTCGGCACGTTGGCTACGCTCACGGTGAGCCAGGTCTCGGCTGGGCGTCGCAACCGCTTGTGGTTCGAGATCGACGGCGCCAAGGCCGCGGTGGCCTTCGACCAGGAAGACAGCGAACGCCTGTGGATCGGCCACCAGGATCAGCGCGAAGAGCTGTTCTACCGCGGCCCCGGCGCAGGCAGCGCGGAACAGCGCCGGCTCGCCACGCTGCCCGCGGGCCACGCACAGGGCTACGCACAGTGCTTCGAGGCTTTCGTCGCCGACACCTATCGCGCCATCGACGCCGAACGGCCCGAGGGCCTGCCGACCTTCGACGATGGCCTGCGCTCGGCGTTGATCGTCGATCGTGTCATCGCCTCGGCTAAGTCGCGCGCCTGGACATCCATCGGCTAA
- a CDS encoding DUF2235 domain-containing protein: MADKDHLPVVPLDDDVTSFVVDEARLQTFKDASEQLSHFQVPRLVGVGNPHEKIFYAFFDGTGNNADKDPLHATNVDWLRKQIESLQATDKQISSHYVAGVGTQDQKLTQALDGALGHTYEARMEEMYWNLADKAEAWSRADPNVQVRVCSVGFSRGATQCAIFTNLLDQRGILDPTSEVIDAEGRSRYTRHIAAPGKTPQAVGLFDPVSTGVQELADRRLAPSVVSGFQITALDERRVKFVSDRIMPLGLSEDGRFLNVTTAGAHSNIGGGYLRDGLSTRSLNLMSDYLNAQRPDAPMFQKVHESHDPRLNRVHNSHEGMAIYQLDRKVDRATPEGVNTRLAPESPVTAGQVAQQNALPHGPKHFDDQIVRGPSTPVRIGPIPEQPGSSPTGNIERIAAAEAAGIGPLSGEQKLANLAHRFAGGALGVGATVYEGVQTARRASELMEQGNTAAAQSEINHAAARNAGGWIGGVTATYAASAVGASGFVPAAIVVGDALLMSKAFDKVVDLKENREIFHQVDKAGVAWQFNGRDWERQAAFDRTTDGHNNPAQEAVGASYVKSRELGAMANAVAVKLALGKAPPPQDPFNLPASPDDQIGLDNQSWHRNPETEGWERLVKTGVTGPNDSGTYAPQTASPEQTRRLNQEALGRIESNIANGREALAQTYLESRAAQRGQDYDVGISAAVEFAKAKPDQVQGHDGLTYQRSPEGQWSSKNGPATGNLAMELELTNQIRQPSLERAQQTLAALEARSAPTPEQLEHNDLLQRYRNVGVDLNAQESNLQAIALATQRTRDAAGITGQTMQQLQRSETGQYGFDTPIVHYQTGADGVAHQVAVTTSEELRQARAEVRQAHVEVSTPTLATVKVTAPKLDQPAKEQDPALAQDDHAQRQAHASQAGAPITPEVQHDHAHALLQERESERQKAQQPERTTANPPNPQVSFLNPDHAGHQRYKTLLNEVHRMEVGQGIEPGPHSEKIAAALLIEGVAKGLYPHRVKMGADGQVEGIQQFNAFVEPQSVRIDPKQAQGLSMQQYAEKMEATLSSHLVSHAPTVERTSEQKQGIAAMSMNDQILFAHLRRGTPGHISDDHVAQAMLGAKDVGITDPSKIGNMTMAGDNLSIRGTQEGQRVMSDVSQPAPPLQETAQQVLAFNQQRDEQLALDQQRNQQQEGQKGPVM, from the coding sequence ATGGCTGATAAAGACCACTTACCTGTCGTCCCATTGGACGATGACGTTACCTCGTTCGTCGTCGATGAGGCACGCTTGCAGACCTTCAAGGACGCGAGCGAACAACTATCGCATTTCCAGGTGCCACGGTTGGTGGGTGTGGGAAATCCGCACGAGAAGATTTTCTACGCGTTTTTCGATGGAACGGGCAACAATGCGGACAAGGATCCATTGCATGCCACCAATGTGGACTGGCTCAGGAAGCAGATCGAATCGTTGCAGGCGACTGACAAGCAGATTTCGTCACACTACGTCGCCGGTGTTGGTACCCAAGACCAGAAACTGACGCAGGCGCTCGATGGCGCTTTGGGGCATACCTACGAAGCCCGTATGGAGGAGATGTACTGGAATCTCGCTGACAAGGCAGAAGCCTGGTCACGTGCTGATCCCAATGTCCAGGTCCGCGTCTGCTCGGTCGGCTTTAGTCGCGGTGCCACCCAGTGCGCCATCTTCACCAATCTACTGGATCAACGCGGCATTCTCGACCCCACGAGCGAAGTCATCGACGCGGAGGGGCGATCCCGCTACACCCGCCACATCGCCGCCCCCGGTAAGACACCGCAGGCCGTGGGCCTGTTCGATCCGGTCTCCACCGGCGTGCAGGAACTGGCCGACCGCCGTCTGGCGCCGTCGGTGGTGTCCGGCTTCCAGATCACTGCGCTGGACGAGCGGCGGGTGAAATTCGTTTCCGACCGGATCATGCCGCTAGGACTGTCGGAAGATGGGCGCTTCCTCAATGTGACCACGGCTGGGGCGCACTCGAATATCGGTGGAGGCTATCTGCGTGATGGCTTGTCGACCCGCAGCCTCAACCTGATGAGCGATTACCTCAACGCCCAGCGGCCGGATGCGCCGATGTTCCAGAAGGTGCATGAGTCCCACGATCCGCGCTTGAACCGGGTGCACAACTCGCACGAGGGCATGGCGATCTACCAGCTGGATCGAAAGGTCGACCGCGCCACGCCGGAGGGTGTCAACACACGGTTGGCGCCGGAATCGCCGGTGACCGCTGGACAGGTCGCCCAGCAGAATGCCTTGCCGCATGGCCCCAAACATTTCGATGACCAGATCGTTCGTGGTCCTTCGACGCCTGTGCGCATCGGCCCAATTCCCGAGCAGCCCGGCTCGTCGCCTACTGGCAACATCGAGCGGATCGCCGCCGCCGAGGCCGCGGGGATCGGCCCACTGAGTGGCGAGCAAAAGCTGGCGAATCTGGCCCACCGGTTCGCAGGCGGCGCGCTGGGCGTTGGCGCGACTGTGTATGAGGGTGTGCAAACTGCGCGCCGCGCCTCGGAGCTGATGGAACAAGGCAACACCGCGGCCGCCCAGTCGGAAATCAACCATGCGGCGGCCCGCAATGCAGGTGGCTGGATCGGCGGGGTCACCGCTACTTATGCCGCCAGCGCAGTGGGTGCCTCCGGCTTCGTGCCGGCGGCAATCGTGGTAGGCGATGCGTTGCTGATGAGCAAGGCCTTCGACAAGGTGGTGGACCTCAAGGAGAACCGCGAGATCTTCCACCAGGTCGACAAGGCCGGCGTGGCGTGGCAGTTCAACGGCCGGGACTGGGAGCGCCAGGCCGCGTTCGATCGGACGACCGACGGGCACAACAATCCGGCCCAGGAAGCGGTGGGCGCCAGTTACGTGAAGTCCCGGGAACTTGGCGCCATGGCCAATGCCGTAGCCGTGAAGCTGGCACTGGGCAAAGCACCGCCGCCGCAGGATCCCTTCAACCTTCCGGCCAGTCCTGACGACCAGATCGGGCTGGATAACCAGAGCTGGCATCGCAATCCGGAAACCGAAGGCTGGGAGCGCTTGGTCAAGACCGGTGTGACCGGACCCAATGACTCGGGAACGTACGCGCCGCAAACCGCCAGCCCCGAACAGACCCGGCGCCTCAATCAGGAGGCCCTGGGTCGCATCGAATCCAACATCGCCAACGGCCGCGAAGCACTCGCGCAGACTTATCTGGAAAGCCGCGCCGCCCAGCGCGGCCAGGACTACGATGTTGGGATTTCGGCTGCGGTTGAATTCGCCAAGGCCAAGCCTGACCAGGTGCAGGGCCACGACGGCCTGACCTACCAACGCAGCCCGGAAGGACAATGGTCGAGCAAGAACGGCCCGGCGACTGGCAACCTGGCCATGGAGTTGGAACTGACCAACCAGATCCGCCAGCCATCGCTTGAGCGCGCCCAGCAGACCCTGGCGGCCCTTGAGGCGCGGTCCGCGCCCACGCCTGAGCAGCTTGAACACAACGATCTCTTGCAGCGCTACCGTAACGTGGGCGTCGATCTCAACGCCCAGGAAAGCAACCTGCAGGCCATCGCATTGGCGACCCAGCGCACGAGGGATGCGGCTGGCATTACCGGGCAGACGATGCAGCAGCTCCAGCGCAGCGAAACCGGGCAATACGGCTTTGATACCCCCATCGTCCATTACCAGACCGGTGCCGATGGCGTTGCCCACCAGGTCGCAGTGACCACCTCCGAGGAGCTACGTCAGGCCAGGGCCGAAGTGCGGCAGGCGCACGTCGAAGTCTCCACCCCGACCCTGGCCACGGTGAAAGTCACCGCCCCGAAGCTGGACCAGCCTGCAAAGGAACAAGACCCCGCGCTGGCGCAGGACGATCACGCACAGCGGCAGGCGCATGCTTCACAAGCCGGCGCGCCGATAACACCGGAGGTCCAGCACGACCACGCGCACGCGTTATTGCAGGAGCGTGAGTCAGAACGCCAAAAAGCCCAGCAACCCGAACGGACAACCGCGAACCCGCCCAACCCACAGGTCAGCTTCCTCAATCCGGACCATGCCGGCCACCAGCGCTACAAAACGCTGCTGAACGAAGTCCACCGGATGGAGGTGGGGCAAGGCATCGAGCCTGGCCCACACAGCGAGAAGATCGCCGCCGCCCTGCTGATTGAAGGTGTGGCCAAAGGACTCTATCCCCACAGGGTCAAGATGGGGGCTGATGGTCAGGTGGAGGGGATCCAGCAATTCAACGCATTCGTGGAGCCCCAGAGCGTGAGAATCGATCCCAAACAGGCGCAGGGGCTCTCCATGCAGCAGTACGCGGAAAAGATGGAAGCCACGCTGTCATCGCATCTGGTCAGCCATGCGCCGACGGTCGAGCGCACCTCGGAGCAGAAGCAGGGCATTGCGGCCATGTCGATGAACGATCAGATCCTGTTCGCTCACCTGCGCCGTGGAACGCCCGGCCATATCAGTGACGACCACGTCGCCCAGGCGATGCTGGGTGCCAAGGACGTTGGCATCACCGACCCCAGCAAGATCGGCAACATGACCATGGCGGGCGACAACCTGAGCATCCGTGGTACGCAGGAAGGCCAGCGGGTGATGAGTGATGTCTCGCAACCGGCCCCGCCGTTGCAGGAGACCGCCCAGCAGGTGCTGGCTTTCAACCAGCAACGCGACGAGCAACTTGCCCTTGATCAGCAGCGCAACCAGCAGCAGGAAGGGCAGAAGGGACCGGTGATGTGA